The proteins below are encoded in one region of Sebastes fasciatus isolate fSebFas1 chromosome 16, fSebFas1.pri, whole genome shotgun sequence:
- the slc22a6l gene encoding solute carrier family 22 member 6, whose product MPFGDLLDQVGGTGRFQILHVTLLCIPVLMMASHNLLQNFVAAVPPHFCSAHTNLSQSQLSPEEMLLVTVPLDQKGKPERCRRYVAPQWYLLTKNGTSSSGEAGDTKDGLDVGLQECTDGWSYNMTEMSSTIISDWHLVCDQRSLKQMGQTVYMGGVLVGALFFGGLADRYGRRILLLISNLLMAVAGTCAAFSTSFPLFCLFRFGCGMALSGVGLNTFSLIVEWIPTRVRTVVGTITGYCYTVGQLSLAVIAYFIRDWRWLTLAVSLPYFVFFLIAWWFHESSRWLALSNKPEQAVKNLKSVAKFNGRHEEGEKIDIKMLQESMKKEMSCSKGSYTVLDLFRTPTMRNMTVCLSAVWLSTSFAYYGLAMDLQKFGVDIYLIQVIFGAVDIPAKVVITVTMSYIGRRPSQCGALIVAGVTILINLLVPYDKQTARTCLAVMGKGCLAASFNCCYLYSGELYPTIIRQNGMGWVSMMARVGAMVAPMVLLTTDYLPWLPGLIYGGAPILSGVAAVFLPETLGSPLPDTIQDVEDRGSGRRSKMPPKETVILQDTQANLLKQAA is encoded by the exons ATGCCGTTTGGTGACCTCTTAGACCAGGTGGGGGGCACGGGACGCTTCCAGATCCTGCATGTGACCCTTCTCTGCATCCCTGTCCTGATGATGGCCAGTCACAACCTGCTACAGAACTTTGTGGCCGCGGTGCCTCCTCACTTCTGCAGCGCACACACGAACCTCTCTCAGTCCCAGCTGAGCCCAGAGGAAATGCTGCTGGTCACAGTGCCACTAGACCAGAAAGGGAAGCCCGAGAGGTGCCGGCGTTACGTTGCTCCACAATGGTACCTCCTGACTAAGAATGGGACCTCCAGCTCAGGGGAGGCGGGAGACACTAAGGATGGTTTGGATGTTGGCCTGCAGGAATGCACAGATGGATGGTCCTATAACATGACTGAGATGAGCTCCACGATCATATCTGAT TGGCATTTGGTGTGTGATCAGCGCTCTTTGAAGCAAATGGGACAAACGGTCTACATGGGAGGTGTGCTTGTGGGAGCTCTTTTCTTTGGAGGGCTTGCAGACAG ATACGGTCGACGAATCCTTCTGCTCATTTCTAACCTGCTGATGGCAGTGGCGGGAACATGTGCTGCTTTTTCGACCTCCTTCCCGCTCTTCTGCCTGTTCCGCTTTGGTTGTGGCATGGCTCTATCTGGCGTGGGGCTCAACACCTTCTCGCTCA TTGTGGAGTGGATCCCCACTCGTGTGCGAACTGTGGTGGGGACAATAACAGGTTACTGTTACACAGTGGGACAGTTGAGCCTGGCAGTCATAGCCTACTTCATCCGGGACTGGAGGTGGTTAACCCTGGCTGTGTCTTTGCCCTACTTTGTCTTCTTCCTCATCGCATG GTGGTTTCATGAATCTTCAAGATGGTTAGCTCTGAGTAATAAGCCTGAACAAGCCGTCAAGAACCTTAAAAGTGTGGCCAAATTTAATGGACGTCatgaagagggagaaaaaattGACATTAAA ATGCTGCAAGAGTCCATGAAGAAAGAGATGTCCTGTTCGAAGGGCTCCTACACTGTTCTGGATCTGTTCCGCACACCCACAATGAGGAACATGACAGTCTGCCTCAGTGCTGTCTG GTTATCAACAAGCTTTGCCTACTATGGTCTTGCTATGGATCTGCAAAAATTTGGGGTGGACATCTACTTAATCCAAGTGATCTTCGGAGCTGTTGACATTCCTGCTAAAGTCGTCATAACTGTGACTATGAGTTATATTGGACGTCGTCCATCACAATGTGGCGCTCTCATCGTCGCTGGAGTTACTATTTTGATCAACCTGCTGGTACCTTATG ATAAACAGACTGCACGCACCTGTCTGGCTGTCATGGGTAAAGGTTGCCTTGCTGCCTCCTTCAACTGCTGCTACCTTTACTCTGGAGAACTGTATCCAACCATCATTCG tcaGAATGGCATGGGCTGGGTATCCATGATGGCTCGTGTTGGAGCCATGGTGGCCCCTATGGTGCTTCTCACGACCGACTACTTACCTTGGCTACCGGGTTTAATCTACGGGGGAGCTCCGATTCTCAGCGGAGTGGCTGCAGTATTTCTTCCAGAAACACTTGGCTCACCCCTTCCTGATACAATACAAGATGTGGAGGACAG GGGATCTGGGAGACGTTCCAAAATGCCACCAAAGGAAACAGTAATCCTGCAAGACACCCAGGCGAATCTCCTAAAGCAGGCTGCCTGA